GGCATTTGAATGACGTTGGTATCTGATAGAAATTCTTTTAAATATACTTTCACATCATCTGGGTGAGGGGAGTCAGGGGTACCTAGGTTGACTAATAATAGACCTTTTTTTTGCATAAGTAAGTGATCCTTATCTGATTTAATATGTAATACTATAACCTAATTTTTAATCAAAATGTATGTCGAAAAGCAAAAAATTGTGATAAGGATAACTATTGTCCTTTTATGTAGTAATTATTTTTACTTACAAAATTACTTCGAATTTGCTAATAAATACAATATTTTTCTAGTTAATAACCTTAATTTTATAAAAATTAAAATTTGCTGATTTTAAGGAGACATAATAAAAAGCCGCAACCTAAGTTGCGACTTGATATAGCTCGTGAGAGAATCGAACTCTCGATTCCGCCGTGAAAGGGCAGCGTCTTAGCCACTTGACCAACGAGCCATGGTCAATAATGTCTATCTGTATCAGATGACTATAATATAATATCAATTTTTGTGATAATCGTCAAGCTATTTATGACTATTTTTCAATAATAAATTATTAGTAATTAAGTTCAAACGCTTGTTATCTTTGAATATCAATGCTAGACTATTCTATGTGAAATTTAGCTGATATAGTATCGAATAATGGTCGATTGTTTCTAGCCAGCACCTATGCTGGAACTATCATAGACACTTTATTGAATTGATAGCCATTAGTGCGTCAATTTTTTATTTTCCATTAATAATTCATACAGACAGGCTAACAAGTTACATCATTGTATAGGAGAAAATAATGGAGAAATTATTTCAATTAAAAGAGAATAAAACGACTGTACGTCGTGAAATTGTTGCAGGAATTACAACGTTTGTATCAATGGCATATATTTTCTTTTTAAATCCACAAATCTTGGGACAAACAGGTATACCTACACAAGCTGTGTTTTTAGCAGCTATTATTGTGGCGGTTTTTGGTACATTATTTATGGGTTTATTTGCTAATGTACCGTTTGCATTAGCACCAGGTATTGGTATGCAAGCCTACTTTACATATACCATCGTATTTGGTTTTGGATTTACTTGGCAACAAGCATTGGCTATTGTGTTTTTAGTTGGTTTAGTAGATATTGTGATTACGTTGACACATGGCCGTCGCGCCATCGTTAAGGGTATTCCAACGGAACTAAAAGCAGCTATTGGTGGTGGTATTGGGTTGTTTGTTACTTATATTGGCTTGAAAAATGCCGGTTTTATCAACTTTATTGTTGATCCAGGTAACATCATAACGTTAAATGACAAGCCTTTCACAGGTGAAGTACATGGTGCATTAAATAGTATCTTGGCTAATGGTAGTGTGACACCAGAGTTAACAAAGTTCAATAGTGCTAGTACTGTATTAGCATTAATTGGTTTGATTATCTTGATTGTATTAGTTATGCGAAAGATACCAGGTGCTTTTCTGATATCATTGATAGTGACCACTTTAATTGGTATTCCGATGGGCGTAACTAATATTCATATTGGTGCTGGAACATCTGTGAGTCATGCATTTGGCGAATTAGGGCATGTTTTTGGTCAGTCATTAGGCGCACAGGGGATGGGAAGTTTATTTAATAACTGGCATAATGCCTCATTGTCGTTAATTACGATTTTTGCTATGGGCCTTACGGGATTATTTGATGCTATTGGTACTTTAATTGGTATTGGTAATCAAACTGGTATCTTTTCAAAGCAAGACCAAAAGACATTTGAATCTAGTGATGGCTTTAATTCCAAGATGGATCGAGCATTGGTTGTTGATACATTTACAACTGCTTTCGCTGGTATCGTTGGTACTTCAAATACAACAACTTTTATTGAATCAGCATCTGGTGTTGCTGCCGGAGCTAGGACTGGTTTGGCAAACATTGTAACAGCGATTGGATTTGCTTTAATGATATTATTTGCACCGTTGGTTGGTGTTGTACCAACAGCCGCTACATCACCATTACTTATTTTAGTGGGTATTATGATGATGGGCGAGTTTAAGAAAATTTCATGGGAATCGTTAGAAGTTGCCATTCCTGCATTCTTTACCTCAGTATTTATGGCTTTCAGTTATTCAATTTCTTATGGTATTGCTGCCGGTTTCATCTTCTTTATCGTCGTAAAATTTGCCTTAGGTAAGTTTAAGGAAGTATCACCAGTATTGTTAATCGTGTCAGCTTTCTTTTTAATTAATTTTATTGTATTGGCATTTATATAAGTAAAAATAGCCACAATGTTTTTTCAATACTCATATTCAACCGCTTATCACAAAAGCGGTTTT
The Leuconostoc suionicum genome window above contains:
- a CDS encoding NCS2 family permease, producing MEKLFQLKENKTTVRREIVAGITTFVSMAYIFFLNPQILGQTGIPTQAVFLAAIIVAVFGTLFMGLFANVPFALAPGIGMQAYFTYTIVFGFGFTWQQALAIVFLVGLVDIVITLTHGRRAIVKGIPTELKAAIGGGIGLFVTYIGLKNAGFINFIVDPGNIITLNDKPFTGEVHGALNSILANGSVTPELTKFNSASTVLALIGLIILIVLVMRKIPGAFLISLIVTTLIGIPMGVTNIHIGAGTSVSHAFGELGHVFGQSLGAQGMGSLFNNWHNASLSLITIFAMGLTGLFDAIGTLIGIGNQTGIFSKQDQKTFESSDGFNSKMDRALVVDTFTTAFAGIVGTSNTTTFIESASGVAAGARTGLANIVTAIGFALMILFAPLVGVVPTAATSPLLILVGIMMMGEFKKISWESLEVAIPAFFTSVFMAFSYSISYGIAAGFIFFIVVKFALGKFKEVSPVLLIVSAFFLINFIVLAFI